CCCGGACCGGATCGTGGTGGGCGTGCGCAGCGAGCGCGCGGAGAAGCTGCTGCGCGAGGTGTACGCGACGCCGGTGGAGGAGGGCACCCCCTTCGTCGTCACCGACTTCCCCACCGCCGAACTGGTGAAGACCGCCGCGAACTCCTTCCTCGCCACCAAGATCTCCTTCATCAACGCGATGGCGGAGGTCTGCGAGGCGGCCGGCGGCGACGTGGCCAAGCTGGCGGAGGCCATCGGCCACGACGACCGGATCGGGCGCAAGTTCCTGCGCGCCGGGATCGGCTTCGGCGGCGGCTGCCTGCCCAAGGACATCCGGGCGTTCATGGCCCGCGCCGGCGAGCTGGGCGCGGACCAGGCGCTGACCTTCCTGCGGGAGATCGACTCCATCAACATGCGCCGGCGCGGCCAGATGGTGGAGATGGCCCGGGAGGCGCTGGGCGGCGGCTCCTTCCTCGGCAAGCGGGTGGCCGTGCTCGGTGCCACCTTCAAGCCCGACTCGGACGACGTCCGTGACTCGCCCGCGCTGAACGTGGCCGGCCAGATACACCTCCAGGGCGGCCAGGTGACCGTGTACGACCCGAAGGGCATGGACAACGCCCGCAAGGTCTTCCCCACCCTGGGCTACGCCGGCTCGGCGCTGGAGGCCGTGCGCGGCGCCGACGTCGTGCTGCACCTGACCGAGTGGCGGGAGTTCCGCGAGCTGGACCCGGCCGCGCTGGGCGAGGTGGTGTCGGACCGAGTGGTCCTGGACGGGCGCAACACCCTCGACCCGGAGCTGTGGCGCCGGGCGGGCTGGACGTACCGGGCGATGGGCCGCCCGACCGCCTGACCGGCGAAGACGACATACCGGGGCGGCGCCGGTTCGGCCGAGGCTCAGTCGGCCGAACCGGTGCCGCCCCGCATTTTGCCCCAGCTCCCTGTGGGCCGGTCAGGCCCCCTTGGCCCGGTAGCGCCGCATCTTGGCGCGCGCCCCGCAGACCCGCATCGAGCACCAGCGGCCCCGCCCGGCGGGGCTGCGGTCGTAGTACGCCCAGTGGCAGGTCTCGGCCTCGCACGCCTTCAGCCGCATCCAGGTGCCGGCCACCAGCGCCCCGGCGACGGCCGCGGCGATCCGGGACGGCAGCGGGGCGTCCGCGCCCGGGGCGAGGGCCGCCGAGCCGTCCTGGGCGTCGACGGCGACGTACAGCGGCGCGCGGGCCAGCAGGTCGCCGAGCGGGGTGACCGACCGGTGCGGTGGATGCCCGGCGTGGGCGAGCAGCGCGGCCCGCAGCGACTCCCGCAGCTCCCGTGCCTCGGCCAGGCCGTCCTCGGCGATCCCGAAGCGCTCGCGCCCCTGCGGAGTGTCCAGCGCGTCGACGCCGCTCTCCAGGTCCACGGTGTTGACCAGGGACTCGACCAGGGCAAGGCCGCCGGGAGCCGCCGATCTGTCATTCATGGTTGCGACGTTACCGCCAGTCCGGGAGCATGGGGTAACCGTTACCGGTTACCCGCCTCTACAGGTAACAGAAGGAGGTCGTCATGGCTCTCGCCAAGCTCGGTGTGGTGGTCCTGGACTGTCCCGATCCCGGCGCGCTGGCCCGCTTCTACGCCGAGGTGCTCGGCGGCACGGTGGGGCGCGAGGAGGACGACTGGGTGGAACTGCCGGTGCCCGGCGGGCAGACGCTGGCCTTCCAGCGGGCCGCCGGGCACACCCCGCCGCAGTGGCCCTCCGAGGAGCGCTCGCAGCAGTTCCACCTGGACCTGGACGTGCCGGACCTGGACGCGGCGGAGGAAGGGGTCCTCAAGCTGGGGGCGAAGCCCCTGGACACCGACGACCGCTCCCGCTCCTTCCGGGTGTACGCCGATCCGGCGGGACACCCGTTCTGTCTCTGCGCCTGCTGAACCGTCCTCCAGGAGGAGAACATGGCGTCCGTCGCCCGTTTCCGCAACATCGTGCTCGACTGCCGTGACCCGCATGCCCTGGCCGCCTTCTACGCGGCGGTGGCCGGGGGCACCCCGCAGGCGGAGTCCGACGACTGGGTGGTACTCCAGATCCCGGACGGCCCCCGGCTGGGCTTCCAGCTCGCCCCGGACCACACGCCGCCGCAGTGGCCCCGCGCCGACCACAACGGCCAGCAGCTGCACCTCGACTTCGACGCCGGCAGCACCTGGGCGGAGATCGACGCCGCCCACGAGAAGGTCCTGGCGCTCGGCGCCCGCCCGCTGGACCTGGAGGACCGGGAGAAGAAGGACTTCCAGGTGTACGCCGACCCGGCCGGGCATCCGTTCTGCCTGTGCCGGATCGAGCACGCCTAGCGGCCGCGCGCGCCAGCCGGGGAGAAGACGGAAAAAGGCGGGGCGGCCGTACCGGCCGCCCCGCCTTGTCGCCGCACGTCAGCCGTCGAGCGACTCGATCGTGGCGTGGGACGGGCCGCGCCGCGACTGGAGGTCGCGGGCGACGTCCTCCGCCGCGCCCAGCACCCGCACCGCGTTCTGCCAGGTGAGCTTGGCCAGGTCCGCCCTGGACCAGCCGCGCTCCAGCAGCTCCGCGAGGAGGTTCGGGTAGCCGGAGACGTCGTCGAGGCCGTCCGGGGTGAAGGCCGTGCCGTCGTAGTCGCCGCCGATGCCGAGGTGGTCGATGCCGGCGACCTCGCGCATGTGGTCCAGGTGGTCGGCGACCACCGACACCGTGGCGACGGGGCGCGGGGTGCGCTCCTCGAAGGCGCGGTGGATCCTCATCGCCTCGGCGCTGGTGTCCAGGTGGTGCAGGCCGTGGGCGCGCATGTTCTCGTCGGCCGCGGCCGTCCAGTCCACGGCCGCCTGGAGCACGAACTTCGGCACGAACGTCACCATCGCCATGCCGCCGTTGGCGGGCAGCCGCTCCAGCACGTCGTCCGGGATGTTGCGGGGGTGGTCGCAGACCGCGCGGGCGGAGGAGTGCGAGAAGATCACCGGCGCGGAGGTCGCGTCCAGCGCGTCGCGCATGGTCGAGGGCGCCACGTGCGAGAGGTCGACCAACATGCCGATCCGGTTCATCTCGCGCACGACCTCGCGGCCGAACGCGGTCAGGCCGTTCGCCTTCGGCGTGTCGGTCGCCGAATCCGCCCAGTCCACATTGGAGTTGTGGGTGAGGGTCAGGTAGCGCACGCCGAGCGCGTGCAGACCGCGCAGGGTGCCGAGGGAGTTGGCGATGGAGTGCCCGCCCTCGGCGCCCATCAGGGAGGCGATACGGCCCTCGCCGCGCGCCGCCTCCATGTCGGCGGCGGTCAGCGCGGGCGCCAGGTCCGCCTGGTAGCGGTCCAGCAACTGCCGTACGCAGTCGATCTGTTCCAGCGTCGCGGCGACCGGGTCCGGCTGCTCGGCCGGGACGTAGACCGACCAGTACTGGGCACCGACACCGCCCGCGCGCAGCCGCGGGATGTCGGTGTGCAGGTGCTCGTGCTGGTGCCCGGCGATGTCGAGCCGGTCCAGGTCGTACCCCGACTTCTCGCGCAGCGCCCACGGCAGGTCGTTGTGGCCGTCGACCACCGGGAACTCGCGCAGCAGGGCGCGGGCCTCGTCCAGGTTCGCCACGCCGCTCACTTCCCGAACCCGAAGCCGCCGGCGCCCTCGACCTTGGCGCGCAGCCGCTTGCCCTTCTCGGTGGCCTGCTCGTTGAGGTCGTGCTGGAAGTCGCGCATGCGGTGCAGCAGGTCCTCGTCGTGCGCGGCGAGCATCCGGGCCGCGAGCAGTCCGGCGTTGCGGGCACCGGCCACGGAGACCGTGGCGACCGGGACGCCGGCCGGCATCTGCACGATCGACAGCAGGGAGTCCATGCCGTCGAGGTACTTCAGCGGCACCGGCACGCCGATGACCGGCAGCGGGGTGACCGAGGCCAGCATGCCCGGCAGATGGGCGGCGCCCCCGGCCCCGGCGATGATCGCCTTGAGCCCGCGGTCGGCTGCCTGCTCGCCGTACGTGATCATCTCGCGGGGCATCCGGTGCGCCGAGACGACGTCGACCTCGTACGCGATCTCGAACTCGTCCAGGGCCTTGGCGGCGGCCTCCATGACGGGCCAGTCGGAGTCCGACCCCATGACGATGCCGACCAGCGGGGAGGACGGGAGGGCAGGGCTCATTCGGTGATGGTGCCTCTCAGGTAGCCGGCTGCGTGACGGGCGCGCTCCAGCACGTCGTCCAGGTCGTCGCCGTAGGTGTTGACGTGTCCGACCTTGCGGCCGGGCTTCACGTCCTTGCCGTACATGTGGATCTTGAGCTTGGGGTCGCGGGCCATGCAGTGCAAGTACGCGGAGTACATGTCCGGGTAGTCGCCGCCCAGCACGTTGACCATCACCGTCCACGGGGCGCGCGGGCGCGGGTCGCCGAGCGGCAGGTCGAGGACGGCGCGGACGTGGTTGGCGAACTGCGAGGTGATCGCGCCGTCCATGGACCAGTGGCCGGAGTTGTGCGGGCGCATCGCCAGCTCGTTGACGAGGATGCGGCCGTCGCGGGTCTGGAACAGCTCGACGGCGAGGTGCCCGACGACGCCCAGCTCCTTGGCGATGGTGAGGGCCATCTGCTCGGCCTCCAGGGCCAGCTCCTCGTCCAGGTCGGGGGCCGGGGCGATCACCGTGTCGCACACCCCGTTCACCTGCTGGGACTCCACCACCGGGTAGGCGACGGCCTGGCCGTGCGGGGAGCGGACGACGTTGGCGGCCAGCTCGCGGACGTAGTCGACCTTCTCCTCGGCGAGGACCGGGACGCCCGCCCGGAACGGCTCGGCGGCCTCCTCGGGGGTCTCCACCACCCAGACGCCCTTGCCGTCGTAGCCGCCGCGGACGGTCTTCAGGACGACGGGGAAGCCGTCGCCCTCGCCCGCGAACCGCACCACGTCCTCCGGATCGGCGACGATCCGGTGCCGTGGGCACGGGATGCCGATCGCGTCGAGCCGCGCCCGCATCACGCCCTTGTCCTGGGCGTGCACCAGCGCGTCGGGCCCCGGGCGCACGGGGATGCCGTCCGCCTCCAGGGCCCTGAGGTGCTCGGTGGGTACGTGTTCGTGATCGAAGGTGATCACGTCGCATCCGCGCGCGAACTCGCGCAGCGTGTCGAGATCGCGATAGTCGCCGATGACGACATCGCCCACGACCTGCGCCGCGGAATCCTGGGGAGTGTCACTGAGGAGCTTGAACCTGATGCCCAACGGGATGCCCGCTTCGTGCGTCATACGCGCGAGCTGCCCCCCGCCGACCATGCCGACTACCGGGAACGTCACACCTACAGCGTATCGGCCACGGCAAGGCGGCCGGATGCCGTCCCTCCGCACTCGGTCGGCTCCCGGGCCCTTACCGGTCCGTCTCCGGTGCGTTCCGGGCTCTTACCCATCGCTTTCCGGTCTCTTTCCGACCTGTTTCCCCGCCCTGGCCTCGTCCTCAGGCGTTGGGCCGTTTGCGCCGATAGCATGGCGGGGTTGACGAAACCTACCGACGGGAGCTGCAACGCCATGGAACAGCGTTCCTCGGGGCTGCAACGGCTCGTGGGCGAGGTGGCCAAGTTCGGCGCCGTCGGCGGCGCCGGAGTCCTGGTCAATCTGGGCGTTTTCAACCTGGTCCGGCATATGTCCGACCTTCCGGTGGTGCGCGCCAGCATCATCGCGACCGTGGTCGCCATCGCGTTCAACTACGTCGGCTTCCGCTACTGGACGTACCGGGACCGTGACCGCAGCGGCCGGACCAAGGAACTCACGCTCTTCCTGTTCTTCAGCGCGATCGGTCTGGTGATCGAGAACGGCGTGCTCTTCCTGGCCACCTACGGCCTCCACTGGGACACCCCGCTGGAGAGCAACGTCTTCAAGTTCCTCGGCATCGGCATCGCCACCCTGTTCCGGTTCTGGTCGTACCGCACCTGGGTGTTCCGCGCGCTGCCCGCGCAGGAGGCGGAGTCGATCCTGGCGGCCGAGTCCCGCCGGGCGCCCGCCGGGCCCGAGCCGAAGACCCAGCGGGTCCCGTAGCCGCGGGCGCGGCTCAGCGGACGGTCGGGTACGCCTCGTCGTCCGCCCGGTGCGCCGGGGGCGTGCGGGACAGGAACAGGCCGAACACCGGCGGCTGGGACTGGAGCAGCTCCAGCCGGCCGCCGTCGGCCTCGGCGAGGTCCCGGGCGACGGCGAGGCCGATGCCCGTGGAGTTGCGGCCGCTGATGGTCCGCTCGAAGATCCGCGCCCCCAGGTCGGCCGGCACCCCGGGCCCCTCGTCCGTCACCTCGACCACGGCCTGGTTGCCGGTGACCCGGGTACGCAGGGCGACGGTGCCGCCACCGTGCATCAGCGAGTTCTCGATCAGCGCGGCCAGCACCTGGGCGACCGCGCCCGGCGTGCCCACGGCCTGGAGGTGCCGCTTGCCGGAGGAGACGATGGCCCGGCCCACGCCGCGGTAGGCGGGCCGCCACTCGGCGAGCTGCTGCTGGATGACCTCGTCCAGGTCGAAGGTGACGGCGGAGCCGGTACGGGGGTCGCGGGAGTTCGTCAGCAGCCGCTCGACCACGTCGGTCAGCCGCTCGACCTGGGTGAGCGCGACGTTCGCCTCCTCCTTCACGATGTCCGGGTCATCGGTGAGGGTGATCTCCTCCAGCCGCATCGACAGCGCGGTGAGCGGGGTGCGCAGCTGGTGGGAGGCGTCGGCGGCCAGCCGCCGCTCGGCGGTCAGCATGCGGGCGATCCGCTCGGCGGAGGAGTCCAGCACATCGGCGACCCGGTCCAGCTCGGGCACGCCGTACCGCTTGTGCCGCGGGCGCGGGTCGCCGGAGCCCAGCCGTTCGGCGGTCTCGGCGAGGTCGGTCAGCGGGGAGGCGAGCCGGTTGGCCTGCCGTACCGCGAGCAGGACCGCGGCGACCACCGCGAGCAGCGCCACCAGACCGATGATCAGCAGGGTGCGGCCGACCTCGCGGGTCACCGCGGAGCGCGGCTCCTGCACGGTGACCGTCTCGCCCTCCTCGCCGTGCTGCGTGGCGTGGATGACGTCGCCCACGGGCCGGGTGCCGATCTCGATCGGCGGCCGGCCGGGCACGCGGATCACCGCGTACTGGTCCTTGCTGACCGGGTTGCGCAGCGCGTCGGTGTCGACGTGCTCCGAGGCCAGGATCCGGCTGTCCACGATGCTGGCCAGCCGCACCGCCTCGGACTCCACCCGCTCCTGGGCGCTGTTGCTGATCGTGCGGCTCTCGACGATCACCAGGGAGACGCCGAAGACGGCGATCACCACGAGGACGACGGCGAGGGTGGACTGGATGAGACGTCGACGCATGTTCCGTTACCTGGAGTGACCGCCGGCCCCGGTGCGGGGCTCAGCTCTTCTCGAAGCGGAAGCCCACGCCTCGGACCGTGGCGATGTAGCGGGGGTTGGCCGCGTCGTCGCCGAGCTTCTTGCGCAGCCAGGAGATGTGCATGTCGAGGGTCTTGGTGGACGACCACCAGGTGGTGTCCCAGACCTCGCGCATCAGCTGGTCGCGCGTGACCACCCGGCCGGCGTCCCGCACCAGGACGCGCAGCAGGTCGAACTCCTTGGCGGTGAGCTGGAGTTCCTCGTCGCCCATCCACGCGCGGTGCGACTCGACGTCGATGCGCACGCCGTGCGTGGCCGGCGGCTGCTGAGGCTCGGCGGCACCGCGCCGCAGCAGCGCCCGTACGCGGGCGAGCAGTTCGGCGAGCCGGAAGGGCTTGGTGACGTAGTCGTCGGCGCCCGCGTCCAGACCGACGACGGTGTCCACCTCGTCGGCCCGCGCGGTAAGGATGAGGATCGGCACGGTGTGGCCGTCGGAGCGCAGCCGGCGGGCGACCTCCAGGCCGTCCATGCCGGGCAGGCCCAGGTCCAGTACGACCAGGTCGACACCGCCCTGCATTCCGGCGTCGAGCGCGGTGGGTCCGTCCTCGCGCACCTCGACCTCGTAACCTTCCCGGCGCAGGGCGCGGGCCAGCGGCTCCGAGATGGACGCGTCGTCCTCGGCGAGCAGTACACGGGTCATGAGGTGATGGTAGACCGCCCGCGTGCGGTGCTGGGGTGTGATCGGTTCCAGGGATTCTTACCTGGGGTGCCCGGTGGTACGGACCATCACCTGTGGGATGCGATCGTAGAAGGGACCTTCGAATTCGGTCGCGTGGTTCCACCGACACCTGTGATCCGCGTCTCAAGTCCTTCCATATCCGGCAGTGTCCTGACGTAGAGTGACGTGAACGCCTGTAGTACATCCGGAGACCTTCGGCGGGCTTGTCGCTGAAGGTCTTTGTTGTGTGCGGGCCGGTCGGGCACCGACCGGCCTTGAAAGGAATGACCTCTGGCCGGGCTCCGAACGCACCGTCGCGTCACGGAGCGTGGATCCCGGTGGTCGCCGTCCACCACTCCGTGATCCGGAGTGGACTCCCCCCGGGCGTTGGGGGCGGGCGGCCGACCCTGCCGGTGCCGGCCGACACCCCCCACCGGGCGCGCAACGCTCCACCGCGCGTCCCGACCAGCAAGGAACGACCATGGCGTCCAGCCTGACGAAGGACTCGGTCCACCCGGGCACCCCCGGCACCGAGAAGACCTTCTTCGGCCACCCCCGCGGCCTGGCCACCCTCTTCATGACCGAGATGTGGGAGCGCTTCTCCTACTACGGCATGAGGGCCCTGCTCCCGCTGTACCTGGTGGCTCCGGGTGGCCTGCACCTGAGTGCGGGCACGGCGACGGCGATCTACGCCGTCTACCTGTCGCTCGTGTACCTGCTCGCGCTGCCCGGCGGCTGGGTCGCCGACCGGCTCCTCGGCCCCCGCAAGACGGTCGCGGCCGCCGGTCTGATCATCATGCTGGGCCATCTGTGCCTGGCCCTGCCGGCCGCCGCGAGCTTCTTCGTCGGCCTGGTGCTGGTCGCCATCGGTTCCGGCCTGCTCAAGGCCAACATCTCGACCATGGTCGGCCACCTGTACGACGGCCCGAACGACGGACGCCGCGACGGTGGCTTCACCCTCTTCTACATCGGCATCAACCTGGGCGCCTTCGTCGCACCGCTGGTCATCGGCACCATCGGTGAGAACGTCAACTGGCACCTCGGCTTCGCGCTGGCCGCGCTCGGCATGGCGCTGGGCCTGGTCCAGTACCTGCTCGGCGGCCGTCACCTGAGCGAGCAGAGCAAGGTCGTCCCGACGCCGATGACGGCCCAGGAGAAGTCCGCCACCCTGCGCAAGGGCCTGATCTGGCTCGTCATCGCCGCGGTCTTCTACGGCATCGTCGGCTTCACCGGCCACTTCACCCTCAACTGGGCGCTGATCCCGCTGACCCTCATCGGCCTGATCGTGCCGATCCTGGTCATCGCGCGCATCCTGCGGGACAAGGACCTCGACGGCGAGGAGCGCACGAAGGTCCGGGCGTACATCTGGTTCTTCGTCGCCGCCGCGGTCTTCTGGATGATCTACGACCAGGGTGGTTCGACCCTGTCGCTGTTCGCGTCCGACTCGGCCAAGAACACGATCCTCGGCTGGAACTTCCCGGTCTCCTGGTACCAGTCGGTCAACCCGGTCATGATCATGGCCCTGGCGCCGGTCTTCGCCTGGCTCTGGCTCGCGCTGAACCGGCGCGGCAAGGAGCCGAGCACGATCGTGAAGTTCTCCTCCGGCCTGGTCCTGGTCGGCGCGTCCTTCTTCGTCTTCCTCGCCCCGCTGTCCATCGCGCAGGACGGTCACAAGGCCGCCGCGCTGTGGCTGGTCGGCATCTACTTCCTGCAGACCGTCGGTGAGCTGACGCTGTCGCCGGTGGGTCTGTCCGTGACGACGAAGATGGCGCCGAAGAAGTACGCCTCGCAGATGATGGGCGTCTGGTTCCTCGCGGTCACCGCGGGCGACTCCGTGACCGCGCTGCTGTCCAACCCGGCGGTCGGCGGGGTCAACCTCGACAAGAAGGGCTTCGTGGCCCTGGAGGCGGTGCTGGCCGTCGTCGCCGGTGTGGCGGTGTGGATGTACCGCAACAAGGTGAAGAAGATGATGGGCGACGTGCGCTAGCCGCCATGTCCTCGACGGAGAGGGCCGCCGCACCCACCCGGGTGCGGCGGCCCTCTCCGCTTTTCACGGGCACCGCGGGCACTGCCGGAGGTGGCGATGTCGGCCGGGGCGCGGGCCGCCGGAGCGGCCCGGGGGCAGCAGGGAGCCGGCCCCGGCGCCTCCTGACGGCACATCAGATCTGCCGTCGGGGCACGCCCGGGGTCACGAGGGGGAAGACGCGTCGCGGGGGAAGTCGGGTCGGTCCGGGGCGGGAGCCGGTGACGTGGCGGGCCCGGCTCAGGCCGGGGCGCCCAGCTCCGCCCACACCGTCTTGCCGGGCCGTCCGGGGCTGCGCAGGACACCCCAGTCCAGGCACAGGCGCTGGACGATGAACATGCCGTGGCCGCCGGGACGTCCGGCGCGGTGCGGGTTGCGGGGGGCCGGCTGGCCGGTGCCGCGGTCGCTGACCTCCAGACGGATCACCTTGTTGTCGCAGGTGAGGACCAGCTCGTCGGGGCCCTCGGCGTGCAGACAGGCGTTGGTGACGAGTTCGGAGACCACGAGCAGGACGTCCTCGGCCGCGGCACGCCGGTCGGCGGCCGCGGCGGGCAGCCAGCCCCAGGCGTACAGCGCCTGCCGGGTGAAGTCGCGGGCGAGCGGCACGACGCCGCTCTCCCCCCGCAGCTCCAGCCTGCGGACCTGCCGCCCGGACGACGCCCCGGCGACGCCGGCGTCGGCCCCGGACGGCGGCACGGACGACACGGTCGCGCCCATGACGGAGGGCGCGCCGGACGGCGTGTCCTCCTCGGACGCCCCGGAAGCGCCGCTCGGCTCCGGGCCGCGGTCGCCCGGCGAGTAGGGCCGGGTGGTGCTCATCAGCGCTTCACCTCACCGAATCACCAGTTCACGATTGAAAAGTCCGGCACCGCCCGGTACCGGCCGGTCCGTCCGCCGTCGGCACCAGCGCCCGGCCGTACGTCCCGTCATCCGCACATCAGTCCCGTCCGCCCGTCGTCCACCTTCCGTGCCCGTGTGCCCGGCCGTGGCCGCGACAGGCCGACGATCCGCCGATCGCCGTCCGTCCGCCGTACGGGCCGTCGCCCGCACGCGCCGTCCGGCCGCCGGTTCGCGGTCGTCCGGGCAGGTTCCTGCCCGATCGGGGCCGTCGCACACCCGCGGATGCGTCACACCCGCGGGGCGGTGACGGCGACCCGGCGGCCGGTGGTCGTCAGCACTTCTCCTGCCCGACCCGGGCGCCGGAACACCACCGTCTTGTGTGGGATCGGCGAGATGTCTGGGGTTCATGAGAAGTGGATGGTCAGCAGCCATACCGGTACACCCGGCCACGCGGAGGACGCGGGCTCAGTCGGCGCCGCCGCCCTCCCCGGCCAGCGCGTCCGCCACGGAGTCGTGGACGGTGAAGACCGCCTCGGCCCCGGTGATCTCGAACACGCGGGCGACGACGGGCTGCATTCCGGCCAGGTGGACCCCGCCACCGGCGGCCTCCGCCTTGAGCCGGGCCCCGAGCAGGACGTTGAGCCCCGTGGAGTCGCAGAAGTCGAGGCGCGAGCAGTCCACCACGAGCCGTGAGAATCCCTTGCCGAGGAGGTCGTCGAGGGGCTCGCGCAGCAGATCGGCGGTGTGGTGGTCGAGCTCACCCGCCGGTGTGACAACGGCGCTGGCGCCCTCTTCACGCACCTCCACCAGAAGCCGGCCCGACTGTGCGCTGCCGACCGTCCCGTGGTCCATGCCGTCTCTCTCCCGAGGTCGTGGCTGCTGATGCCCTCGAACATTACGCCTTCCCAGGGCACTCCGACACCCGAACAACCTCACATAACCGGACATAGGCAAACAGAACGCACTTGCGATCGCTTCGGGAAAGCCGATAGGGCTAGTAAGGACACCTACCCCTACACGCCGGCTTTGGAGGCGCCGCACTCCGCAGTGCACGCAACGGCTTCGGCAGCCTGATGCCGAGAACGATGGAGGACACCCATGTCACCCCGGCTCGACGCCTCGCCTACCCCGACCGCGACGTCGACACCCCCACCGGAACAACTGGACCATCCCATCGATCTCCACGACCCCTTCGAGGGGCTCCCGGAGATCCCCCCTTACGACGAGGTCGGTCCCGTCGACGCACGGGCCCTGTCCAAGACCCTCTTCGAGCGTCTGGAGACGCTGGAGGAAGGGACGCACGAGTACGCGTACGTCCGCAACACCCTCGTCGAGCTGAACCTCGCGCTGGTCAAGTTCGCCGCCTCCCGCTTCCGCTCCCGCAGCGAGCCGATGGAGGACATCATCCAGGTCGGCACCATCGGCCTGATCAAGGCGATCGACCGCTTCGAGCTCGCGCGCGGCGTCGAGTTCCCCACCTTCGCGATGCCAACCATCATCGGCGAGATCAAGCGCTTCTTCCGCGACACCTCGTGGTCCGTGCGCGTGCCGCGCCGGCTGCAGGAGCTGCGCCTGGACCTGGCGAAGGCCGGGGACGAGCTGGCCCAGCAGCTGGACCGCGCGCCGACCGTCGCGGAGCTGGCCGAGCGCCTCGGCATCACCAACGAGGAGGTGGTCGAGGGCATGGCGGCCTCGAACGCCTACACCGCCTCCTCGCTGGACGCCCAGCCCGAGGAGGACGAGACCGAGGGCGCGCTCGCGGACCGCATCGGGTACGAGGACCACGGGATCGAGGGGATCGAGTACATCGAGTCCCTCAAGCCCCTGATCGCCGGGCTGCCCGCGCGCGACCGCAAGATCCTCTCGCTGCGCTTCGTGGCCAACATGACCCAGTCGGAGATCGGCGAGGAGCTCGGCATCTCCCAGATGCACGTGTCCCGGCTGCTGTCCCGCACGCTGGTACGGCTGCGCAAGGGACTGACGGTGGAGGAGTGACCTCCCGGACCACGGTCCCGCAGCAGCACACACGGCCGAAGCGGCCCGGTCTCCTGGACCGGGCCGCTTCGGCGTGTACGGGTGCGGCCGGGGTCCGGCCGCCGGCTCAGACCACGCGGACGCCGGCCCGCCACACCCCGCTGACCAGCGGCACGCCCGGCCGGTAGGCGAGGTGGACGTGGCTGGGGGCGTCGAGGAGCGTCAGATCGGCGCGGGCGCCGGGGGCGAGGCGGCCGACGTCGGTGCGGCGCAGGGCCGCGGCGCCGCCCGCCGTGGCCGACCAGACCGCCTCGTCCGGGGTCATCCCCATGTCGCGGACGGCCAGGGCGATGCAGAACGGCACGGAGGAGGTGAAGGAGGAGCCCGGGTTGCAGTCCGTGGACAGGGCGACGGTCACCCCCGCGTCCAGCAGCCGGCGGGCGTCCGGCCACGCGGCGCGGGTGGAGAACTCGGCGCCGGGCAGCAGTGTGGCCACCGTGCCGCCGCTCGCCAGGGCGTCGACGTCCGCGTCGGTGAGGTGGGTGCAGTGGTCGGCGCTGG
This Streptomyces misionensis DNA region includes the following protein-coding sequences:
- a CDS encoding 5-(carboxyamino)imidazole ribonucleotide synthase; the encoded protein is MTFPVVGMVGGGQLARMTHEAGIPLGIRFKLLSDTPQDSAAQVVGDVVIGDYRDLDTLREFARGCDVITFDHEHVPTEHLRALEADGIPVRPGPDALVHAQDKGVMRARLDAIGIPCPRHRIVADPEDVVRFAGEGDGFPVVLKTVRGGYDGKGVWVVETPEEAAEPFRAGVPVLAEEKVDYVRELAANVVRSPHGQAVAYPVVESQQVNGVCDTVIAPAPDLDEELALEAEQMALTIAKELGVVGHLAVELFQTRDGRILVNELAMRPHNSGHWSMDGAITSQFANHVRAVLDLPLGDPRPRAPWTVMVNVLGGDYPDMYSAYLHCMARDPKLKIHMYGKDVKPGRKVGHVNTYGDDLDDVLERARHAAGYLRGTITE
- a CDS encoding UDP-glucose dehydrogenase family protein, with the protein product MSLKITVIGTGYLGATHAAAMAELGFEVLGLDVVPEKIAMLERGETPMYEPGLEELLRRHVAGFEGSTGRLRFTTDWAEAGAFGDVHFVCVNTPQKHGEYACDMSYVDSAVASLAPHLRGPALVVGKSTVPVGSADRLAAYLAEHAPAGGDAELAWNPEFLREGFAVEDTLHPDRIVVGVRSERAEKLLREVYATPVEEGTPFVVTDFPTAELVKTAANSFLATKISFINAMAEVCEAAGGDVAKLAEAIGHDDRIGRKFLRAGIGFGGGCLPKDIRAFMARAGELGADQALTFLREIDSINMRRRGQMVEMAREALGGGSFLGKRVAVLGATFKPDSDDVRDSPALNVAGQIHLQGGQVTVYDPKGMDNARKVFPTLGYAGSALEAVRGADVVLHLTEWREFRELDPAALGEVVSDRVVLDGRNTLDPELWRRAGWTYRAMGRPTA
- a CDS encoding VOC family protein, whose translation is MALAKLGVVVLDCPDPGALARFYAEVLGGTVGREEDDWVELPVPGGQTLAFQRAAGHTPPQWPSEERSQQFHLDLDVPDLDAAEEGVLKLGAKPLDTDDRSRSFRVYADPAGHPFCLCAC
- a CDS encoding VOC family protein; translation: MASVARFRNIVLDCRDPHALAAFYAAVAGGTPQAESDDWVVLQIPDGPRLGFQLAPDHTPPQWPRADHNGQQLHLDFDAGSTWAEIDAAHEKVLALGARPLDLEDREKKDFQVYADPAGHPFCLCRIEHA
- a CDS encoding GtrA family protein, whose amino-acid sequence is MEQRSSGLQRLVGEVAKFGAVGGAGVLVNLGVFNLVRHMSDLPVVRASIIATVVAIAFNYVGFRYWTYRDRDRSGRTKELTLFLFFSAIGLVIENGVLFLATYGLHWDTPLESNVFKFLGIGIATLFRFWSYRTWVFRALPAQEAESILAAESRRAPAGPEPKTQRVP
- a CDS encoding CGNR zinc finger domain-containing protein: MNDRSAAPGGLALVESLVNTVDLESGVDALDTPQGRERFGIAEDGLAEARELRESLRAALLAHAGHPPHRSVTPLGDLLARAPLYVAVDAQDGSAALAPGADAPLPSRIAAAVAGALVAGTWMRLKACEAETCHWAYYDRSPAGRGRWCSMRVCGARAKMRRYRAKGA
- a CDS encoding dipeptidase, with translation MANLDEARALLREFPVVDGHNDLPWALREKSGYDLDRLDIAGHQHEHLHTDIPRLRAGGVGAQYWSVYVPAEQPDPVAATLEQIDCVRQLLDRYQADLAPALTAADMEAARGEGRIASLMGAEGGHSIANSLGTLRGLHALGVRYLTLTHNSNVDWADSATDTPKANGLTAFGREVVREMNRIGMLVDLSHVAPSTMRDALDATSAPVIFSHSSARAVCDHPRNIPDDVLERLPANGGMAMVTFVPKFVLQAAVDWTAAADENMRAHGLHHLDTSAEAMRIHRAFEERTPRPVATVSVVADHLDHMREVAGIDHLGIGGDYDGTAFTPDGLDDVSGYPNLLAELLERGWSRADLAKLTWQNAVRVLGAAEDVARDLQSRRGPSHATIESLDG
- the purE gene encoding 5-(carboxyamino)imidazole ribonucleotide mutase, with amino-acid sequence MSPALPSSPLVGIVMGSDSDWPVMEAAAKALDEFEIAYEVDVVSAHRMPREMITYGEQAADRGLKAIIAGAGGAAHLPGMLASVTPLPVIGVPVPLKYLDGMDSLLSIVQMPAGVPVATVSVAGARNAGLLAARMLAAHDEDLLHRMRDFQHDLNEQATEKGKRLRAKVEGAGGFGFGK